A DNA window from Luteolibacter luteus contains the following coding sequences:
- a CDS encoding sulfatase-like hydrolase/transferase, with translation MTSRRLLLLVLSVFPLIAHAERKPNILLIVADDLGWGELGCQGFSKEIPTPHIDSIFANGTRFTDGYVSAPYCSPTRAGLLTGRYQERFGHEFNPGIPVVASEPTGLPLDEVTMGQRLKSAGYATGWFGKSHLGTTPSHHPLRRGFDEFYGFLAPGGHSYISPGSGTNAILRGYDVVKEPGYLTETFAAETVSFIERKKDEPWFVYLPFNAVHAPLETLAKYEDRFTSIQNPKRRKFAALLSALDDAVGEVLGKVKELGLEEDTLVYFVSDNGGPTDVTTSGNGPLKGLKAQTSEGGIRVPFAIQWKGHLPAGKVDSRPVIQLDLLPTSLAAAGVEIDPAWKLDGVNLLPYLKGEKTEEPHNVLYWRFGQQFAIRMGDWKLVKSAADGVIDRAEPGLAKTGGAKLYNLASDIGERNDLAAANPAKVEELAALWNAWNATLIAPKWTPPGFHPEGGRIKEGKAAKSTKTQGKKSKAEVASNASRVGPWKSGDVLALDDSPSIANKGFTLGAEIETGDAPTGVILAHGGHLRGYALHVTGGKLVFSFRSDGELTTVACSEALAVGTHKIEANLSPVGRLTLKLDDKEVAEGKTPELIKKRPGEGLTVGNDGSNPVGPYSAPNAFSGKVTRATITIR, from the coding sequence ATGACTTCACGCCGACTGCTCCTCTTGGTTCTCTCCGTCTTTCCATTGATCGCCCATGCGGAAAGGAAGCCGAATATCCTTCTGATCGTCGCCGATGACCTGGGCTGGGGCGAGCTGGGTTGCCAAGGTTTCTCCAAGGAGATCCCGACGCCCCACATCGATAGCATCTTCGCGAATGGGACTCGCTTTACCGATGGATATGTGAGCGCTCCCTACTGCAGTCCCACCCGTGCAGGGCTACTGACGGGGCGCTACCAAGAGCGCTTCGGCCATGAGTTCAATCCGGGCATTCCGGTGGTGGCGAGTGAACCGACCGGCTTGCCGCTGGATGAGGTCACCATGGGCCAGCGTCTGAAGTCCGCGGGCTATGCGACCGGGTGGTTCGGCAAGTCCCACTTGGGAACCACGCCGTCACATCATCCACTGCGGCGCGGCTTTGATGAATTCTACGGCTTCCTTGCTCCGGGGGGGCACAGCTATATCAGTCCGGGGAGTGGTACGAACGCCATTCTGCGGGGATACGATGTGGTGAAGGAGCCGGGCTATCTGACGGAGACCTTCGCGGCGGAGACGGTGTCATTCATCGAGCGGAAGAAGGATGAGCCGTGGTTCGTTTATCTTCCTTTCAATGCGGTCCATGCGCCGCTGGAGACGCTGGCGAAGTACGAGGATCGCTTTACTTCGATCCAGAATCCAAAGCGCCGGAAATTCGCGGCGCTGCTTTCCGCTCTGGATGATGCGGTCGGCGAGGTGCTGGGGAAAGTGAAGGAACTGGGCTTGGAAGAAGACACGCTCGTCTATTTCGTTAGCGACAATGGCGGGCCGACCGATGTGACCACTTCAGGCAACGGCCCGCTGAAGGGGCTCAAGGCGCAGACCTCGGAGGGCGGCATCCGCGTGCCCTTCGCGATCCAATGGAAAGGGCATCTTCCTGCGGGGAAGGTAGATTCGCGCCCGGTGATCCAGCTTGATCTGCTGCCGACCAGCTTGGCCGCCGCGGGCGTGGAGATCGATCCGGCTTGGAAGCTGGATGGCGTCAACCTGTTGCCTTATTTGAAGGGTGAGAAGACCGAGGAACCGCACAATGTGCTGTATTGGCGCTTCGGCCAGCAGTTCGCGATCCGTATGGGAGATTGGAAGCTGGTGAAGTCCGCTGCGGATGGCGTCATCGATCGTGCCGAACCCGGCTTGGCAAAGACAGGGGGCGCGAAGCTTTACAACCTCGCCAGCGATATCGGGGAAAGGAACGACCTCGCCGCTGCAAATCCCGCCAAGGTGGAGGAGTTGGCGGCGCTTTGGAACGCTTGGAATGCGACACTGATCGCGCCGAAGTGGACTCCGCCGGGATTCCATCCTGAAGGCGGACGGATCAAAGAAGGGAAGGCTGCAAAGTCGACAAAGACGCAAGGCAAGAAGTCGAAGGCAGAAGTGGCCAGCAATGCCTCGAGGGTAGGTCCTTGGAAATCGGGTGACGTGCTTGCACTCGATGATTCACCATCGATCGCAAACAAGGGCTTCACGCTCGGAGCCGAGATTGAAACGGGAGATGCACCGACCGGTGTGATCCTGGCCCATGGCGGGCATCTTCGCGGGTATGCGCTGCATGTGACCGGGGGCAAGCTTGTCTTCTCTTTCCGGTCGGATGGTGAGCTCACAACCGTCGCTTGCTCCGAAGCGCTGGCCGTAGGCACGCATAAGATCGAAGCGAACCTATCTCCGGTAGGTCGTCTCACGCTCAAACTCGACGACAAGGAAGTCGCGGAAGGGAAGACGCCGGAGTTGATCAAGAAGCGTCCGGGCGAAGGACTCACCGTGGGGAATGACGGCAGCAATCCAGTCGGTCCTTACTCCGCGCCAAACGCTTTCAGCGGCAAGGTCACGCGGGCGACGATCACGATCCGCTGA
- a CDS encoding M28 family peptidase, which yields MTEESAPRRDPRVTLLLWMLPLWLVISSGVGMWLYFRKQAAAAQEERLKIATVVSKEGLQDDMSKLLGFVGERHTASEVGAQGLNRAAAMIEGSLGGANAGYTVERVRTPETGVGTWPILVATLRGQDAKLDPLWVVAAYDTRPGSPGAEANASGVASVMAAAHQLADKSPKRAVSFAFLPHAYDADAPLMETFEALRGRIGGASEVLVVESTGAAKQLMLSSRNAESGALRQVSGIGEVVGAESICLEEDFDLSSVLFETGLPTVRVATRPVVKMDEEDAGAPDPAIHAGSTGALVTLIQRLSDS from the coding sequence GTGACCGAGGAATCTGCCCCGCGCCGCGACCCGCGCGTGACCCTGCTGCTCTGGATGCTGCCCCTCTGGCTGGTGATTTCCAGCGGGGTGGGGATGTGGCTTTATTTCCGCAAGCAAGCCGCCGCCGCGCAGGAAGAACGGCTGAAGATCGCCACGGTGGTGAGCAAGGAGGGGCTGCAGGATGACATGTCCAAGCTGCTGGGATTCGTGGGTGAGCGCCACACGGCTAGCGAGGTCGGCGCGCAGGGATTGAACCGCGCGGCGGCGATGATCGAGGGCTCGCTCGGCGGGGCGAATGCCGGCTACACGGTGGAAAGAGTGCGGACGCCGGAGACGGGCGTGGGCACTTGGCCGATCCTGGTCGCTACGCTGCGCGGGCAGGATGCGAAGCTGGATCCCTTGTGGGTGGTCGCCGCGTATGACACGAGGCCGGGTTCTCCGGGGGCCGAAGCAAATGCCAGCGGTGTTGCCAGCGTGATGGCTGCAGCCCATCAACTCGCGGACAAGTCTCCGAAGCGGGCGGTGAGCTTTGCTTTCCTGCCGCACGCCTACGATGCCGATGCACCGCTGATGGAAACTTTTGAAGCGCTTCGCGGGCGGATCGGCGGTGCGTCCGAGGTGCTGGTGGTGGAATCGACGGGGGCTGCGAAGCAGCTCATGCTGAGCAGCCGGAATGCGGAGAGCGGTGCGCTCCGTCAAGTGAGCGGGATCGGTGAAGTAGTGGGTGCGGAAAGCATCTGCCTGGAAGAAGACTTCGATCTTTCCTCGGTGCTTTTCGAGACTGGCTTGCCCACCGTGCGAGTCGCCACGCGTCCGGTGGTGAAGATGGACGAGGAAGATGCGGGCGCTCCGGATCCCGCTATTCATGCGGGTTCCACGGGGGCACTGGTCACCTTGATCCAAAGACTTTCAGATTCATGA
- a CDS encoding LON peptidase substrate-binding domain-containing protein produces MSSLNIPQTCGVMLLPDCTLFPHGGLPLHIFEPRYREMLQDTLEGSCFFSVARLLGPETDNPGSCVAPIGTMGLVRASRELDDGTSNLLLHGVIRVRFTEWLDGPYPLARIEPVPSIFEPESQSKGALEALHEAVESVTRDLPGEVREALTNMTSQIDDPSILADVMAQQFLHDPDERQDLLEMESAAARIAWICKKFESGAPQ; encoded by the coding sequence ATGTCGTCGCTGAACATCCCCCAGACTTGCGGCGTGATGCTGCTGCCCGACTGCACCCTTTTTCCACACGGGGGACTGCCGCTGCATATTTTCGAGCCCCGCTATCGCGAAATGCTGCAGGATACCCTGGAGGGGAGCTGCTTTTTCTCCGTCGCCCGCCTGCTCGGCCCGGAAACCGACAATCCCGGCAGTTGCGTGGCGCCGATCGGCACCATGGGCCTCGTCCGGGCTTCACGGGAACTGGATGACGGCACCTCTAATCTCCTCCTCCACGGGGTGATCCGCGTCCGTTTCACCGAGTGGCTGGATGGCCCCTACCCCCTCGCCCGGATCGAGCCCGTGCCCTCGATTTTCGAACCGGAGTCCCAGTCGAAAGGCGCGCTCGAGGCCCTCCACGAAGCCGTGGAGTCCGTGACGCGCGATCTTCCGGGCGAAGTCCGGGAAGCCCTCACCAACATGACGTCCCAGATCGATGACCCCTCGATTCTGGCCGACGTCATGGCCCAGCAATTCCTGCACGATCCCGACGAACGCCAGGACCTCCTCGAAATGGAGTCCGCCGCCGCCCGGATCGCATGGATCTGCAAGAAGTTCGAGTCCGGTGCACCCCAGTGA
- the rarD gene encoding EamA family transporter RarD — MDLQEVRVRCTPVNESRNGVLSAVAAFFLWGVLPIFWKHLHFLPPASIIAHRTLWSLLLLLPVLAFQRQLWTMLRGISTLRGAGWHLLSGVLLGSNWLLYVWATLNNHILEGALGYYLNPFLNMLFGALFFGERQNRLQMLAVAVAASGVACQFPAVKGVPWIALVLAVTFALYAVVRKKAPLGALAGLGAETALLAPIALGWLIWRGTQGVELFGPSGWTAALVICTGIATATPLLCFGHATRTISLTSLGILQFIGPTLQFLIGWGMYGEPLNTLRLISFGLIWTAVAIYAVDALKRGTKKGPPQTDSPLENQKVAAD; from the coding sequence ATGGATCTGCAAGAAGTTCGAGTCCGGTGCACCCCAGTGAATGAATCCCGGAATGGTGTCCTGAGCGCGGTCGCGGCGTTTTTCCTATGGGGCGTGCTTCCGATCTTCTGGAAGCACCTTCATTTCCTTCCGCCCGCCTCGATCATCGCGCACCGCACTCTCTGGTCCCTTCTCCTGCTTCTGCCGGTGCTGGCCTTCCAAAGGCAGCTGTGGACCATGCTCCGTGGCATCTCCACCCTGCGCGGAGCGGGCTGGCACCTCCTCTCCGGAGTCCTTCTCGGCTCGAATTGGCTGCTCTACGTCTGGGCGACTCTCAACAATCACATTCTGGAAGGCGCTCTCGGCTACTATCTGAATCCCTTCCTGAACATGCTCTTCGGCGCGTTGTTCTTCGGAGAGCGCCAGAATCGCCTGCAAATGCTCGCCGTGGCGGTAGCTGCTTCCGGGGTGGCTTGCCAATTCCCCGCCGTAAAAGGCGTCCCGTGGATCGCGCTGGTGCTGGCCGTGACCTTTGCCCTCTACGCAGTGGTCCGGAAAAAGGCGCCGCTGGGCGCGCTGGCTGGCCTCGGTGCGGAGACCGCCCTGCTGGCTCCGATTGCTCTAGGTTGGCTGATCTGGCGGGGCACACAGGGCGTTGAACTCTTCGGCCCCAGTGGCTGGACGGCCGCACTGGTGATCTGCACCGGCATCGCCACGGCCACTCCCCTCCTCTGCTTCGGCCACGCCACCCGCACGATCTCCCTCACCAGCCTCGGCATCCTCCAATTCATCGGGCCCACGCTCCAGTTCCTCATCGGCTGGGGAATGTATGGGGAGCCATTGAATACCCTCCGCCTGATTTCCTTCGGCCTGATCTGGACCGCCGTGGCGATCTATGCCGTGGACGCGCTGAAGCGGGGCACAAAAAAAGGGCCGCCCCAAACGGACAGCCCTCTTGAAAATCAGAAAGTTGCGGCAGATTGA
- a CDS encoding bactofilin family protein produces the protein MANATNVLASGIEINGSIRFSNDMIIDGKIEGEIISEKGRVTIGENAMIKGNVTAGDVKVFGKVEGKITGERCELKAKSRLEGDIKAKMFSMEEGAQLSGRTEIG, from the coding sequence ATGGCAAACGCAACCAACGTGCTCGCGAGCGGGATCGAGATCAACGGTTCCATCCGCTTCTCCAATGACATGATCATCGACGGGAAGATCGAGGGCGAGATCATCTCCGAGAAGGGCCGCGTCACCATCGGTGAGAACGCCATGATCAAGGGTAACGTCACCGCTGGCGACGTGAAGGTCTTCGGCAAGGTCGAAGGCAAGATCACCGGCGAGCGATGCGAACTGAAGGCCAAGTCCCGTCTGGAAGGCGACATCAAGGCCAAGATGTTCTCGATGGAGGAAGGCGCCCAGCTTTCCGGTCGCACCGAGATCGGCTAA
- a CDS encoding FG-GAP repeat protein yields the protein MKNLLSLFAALCPGIVCAMDASTVPEGVSSSDWDGLRAAHATAVHAPQRQADGDLVARNPGQQWETEFDGKGFTVTPDHRGWSWGLDLTAYGDRSLGAGMSLRHEGGKVTCQRDENLTEWFINDSRGLEQGWDIQRRPGRSDHAAPLLLHLSVRGDVKPQVSASGDSVSFHQEDGASALSYGGLKAWDADGKTLPVRFEQAVGDGLRISVDDLAARYPITIDPVAMQTYLAPSNGDQSDDFSHAVAISGDTVVMGAPGEDSAATGVNGDEASNAATDSGAAYIFVRNGSAWTQQAYLKASNTGAGDSFGCAVAISGDTVAIAARSEDSEATGVNGDQSGNAAANSGAVYVFTRSGTTWTQQAYLKGANTGADDNFGASVGIVNDTVVVGASEEDSNATGVNGNATDESAPGSGAVYVFTRSGTTWTQQAYLKASNPGPGDKFGNAVAMSGETLVIGAVGEGSNATGVNGNQADNNAGGSGAAYVFTRNGTTWSQQAYLKASNTQFGDAFGYAVTISGDLVVVGAPYEDSSSRTINSGQNNNDVEAAGAAYVFTRSGTTWSQEAYLKALNTGGWDPSNVTYDQFGCAVALSGDTLVVGAFYDASPDSNPDGTGDPGAGAVHSFTRRGTNWFQYGYLKATHRYRYNYTNFGRAVAISGGTALIGAPQHHITQAPFPTAGVAYIFDVTLAPVITLAQPNQYGQQVGIPGGTRSFDSVSMEGGAKDLTFWVRNDGELDLILSGSPVIALSGSSDFTVVEAPTPPSDTIFSYKQARSFKVRFAPTGEGLRSTTLSIASNDPKTPLFTLNLEGSGLSFTTDTDGDGLSDAAEYNLSALNFNWRVSQSALVATYYEDLNRGGLYAATQVHALRPVHSVAKDPVSGQAKLTTHWKKSANFATFFDFPAPAGSSVSVNPSGGIDFEFPSSDGAAFFRVDHP from the coding sequence ATGAAAAACCTCCTTTCGCTCTTCGCCGCCCTCTGCCCCGGCATCGTTTGTGCCATGGATGCCAGTACCGTGCCGGAAGGCGTCTCCTCCTCCGATTGGGATGGCCTCCGGGCTGCTCATGCTACCGCCGTGCATGCCCCGCAACGTCAGGCGGACGGCGATCTGGTGGCGCGCAATCCCGGCCAGCAATGGGAAACGGAATTCGATGGCAAGGGCTTCACCGTCACGCCCGATCACCGTGGCTGGAGCTGGGGCCTGGATCTCACCGCCTATGGGGACCGCAGTCTTGGCGCCGGCATGTCACTCCGCCACGAGGGCGGCAAGGTCACCTGCCAGCGCGACGAGAACCTGACCGAGTGGTTCATCAACGACAGCCGCGGCCTCGAACAAGGCTGGGATATCCAGCGGCGCCCCGGGCGATCCGATCACGCTGCGCCCTTGCTGCTTCATCTCTCTGTCCGCGGCGATGTGAAGCCGCAGGTATCCGCCAGCGGCGACAGCGTTTCCTTCCACCAGGAAGACGGGGCCAGCGCCCTGAGCTACGGCGGCCTGAAGGCTTGGGATGCCGATGGGAAGACCCTTCCCGTTCGCTTCGAGCAAGCAGTTGGAGACGGACTCCGCATCTCGGTCGATGACCTCGCTGCGCGCTATCCCATCACGATCGATCCGGTTGCCATGCAGACTTACCTGGCCCCCAGCAACGGCGATCAGAGCGATGACTTCTCCCACGCGGTGGCAATCTCCGGCGACACGGTTGTGATGGGTGCACCCGGTGAAGACAGCGCGGCCACCGGCGTGAACGGCGACGAAGCGAGTAATGCCGCCACGGACTCGGGTGCGGCCTACATTTTCGTCCGCAACGGCTCGGCATGGACCCAGCAGGCCTACCTGAAGGCCAGCAATACCGGGGCTGGCGATTCCTTCGGCTGCGCCGTGGCGATCTCCGGCGACACCGTGGCGATCGCCGCCCGGAGCGAGGACAGCGAGGCCACCGGGGTGAATGGCGACCAGTCGGGCAACGCGGCCGCCAACTCCGGGGCCGTCTATGTCTTCACTCGCAGCGGCACCACTTGGACCCAGCAAGCCTACCTGAAGGGTGCCAACACCGGGGCCGACGACAACTTCGGGGCTTCTGTTGGAATCGTGAACGACACCGTGGTCGTGGGCGCAAGTGAGGAGGACAGCAACGCCACCGGTGTGAACGGCAACGCGACAGACGAGTCGGCTCCGGGCTCCGGAGCCGTTTATGTCTTCACCCGCAGCGGCACCACCTGGACCCAGCAGGCCTACCTCAAGGCCAGCAACCCCGGCCCGGGCGACAAGTTCGGCAATGCCGTGGCAATGTCCGGCGAGACGCTCGTGATCGGGGCGGTCGGGGAAGGTAGCAACGCCACCGGCGTGAACGGCAACCAGGCGGACAACAACGCTGGAGGCTCCGGTGCCGCCTACGTCTTCACCCGCAATGGCACGACTTGGAGCCAGCAGGCCTACCTGAAGGCCAGCAATACCCAATTCGGCGATGCCTTCGGCTATGCAGTGACGATCTCCGGCGATCTCGTAGTGGTCGGTGCACCCTACGAAGACAGTAGCTCCCGGACGATCAATAGCGGCCAGAACAACAACGATGTGGAGGCCGCAGGAGCCGCCTATGTCTTCACCCGCAGTGGGACCACGTGGAGCCAAGAGGCTTATCTCAAAGCGCTCAATACCGGCGGCTGGGACCCCTCGAACGTCACTTACGACCAGTTCGGCTGTGCCGTCGCCTTGTCGGGCGACACGCTGGTGGTGGGAGCCTTCTATGATGCCAGTCCGGACAGCAACCCGGACGGCACCGGCGACCCCGGGGCGGGAGCCGTGCATTCCTTCACCCGCCGGGGAACCAACTGGTTCCAGTATGGCTATCTCAAGGCGACGCACCGCTATCGCTACAATTACACGAATTTCGGACGCGCGGTGGCAATTTCCGGCGGCACGGCCCTGATTGGCGCGCCGCAGCACCATATCACCCAGGCTCCGTTTCCTACTGCGGGAGTCGCCTATATCTTCGACGTCACGCTGGCTCCCGTAATCACGTTGGCCCAACCGAACCAGTATGGCCAGCAGGTCGGTATCCCGGGCGGCACGCGCTCCTTCGACTCCGTCAGCATGGAGGGCGGCGCCAAGGATCTTACGTTCTGGGTGAGAAACGATGGCGAGCTCGACCTGATCCTCTCCGGCAGCCCCGTGATCGCCCTGAGTGGAAGTAGCGACTTTACCGTGGTAGAGGCTCCGACCCCGCCCTCCGACACCATCTTCAGCTACAAGCAGGCTCGATCCTTCAAGGTGCGCTTCGCCCCTACCGGTGAAGGCCTCCGCTCGACGACTCTCTCCATCGCGAGTAACGATCCCAAGACCCCTCTCTTCACCCTCAACCTAGAAGGCAGCGGCCTCTCCTTCACCACCGACACGGACGGCGACGGCCTGAGCGATGCCGCGGAATACAACCTGTCCGCTCTCAACTTCAACTGGCGGGTGAGCCAAAGCGCTCTCGTGGCGACCTACTATGAGGACCTGAATCGGGGCGGGCTCTATGCCGCCACGCAGGTACATGCCCTCCGCCCGGTGCACTCGGTTGCAAAGGACCCGGTGAGCGGCCAAGCCAAGCTGACCACGCACTGGAAGAAATCGGCCAACTTCGCCACCTTCTTCGACTTTCCTGCGCCGGCAGGCTCCTCAGTCTCGGTAAACCCGTCCGGCGGCATCGACTTCGAGTTCCCGTCTTCCGACGGTGCGGCTTTCTTTAGGGTCGACCATCCCTGA
- a CDS encoding FHA domain-containing protein, giving the protein MPRVTITVPDRNPQPYRFQLDRMAVNMGRGSDNDIVVEDGSVSVSHAVMERIDGGYQLRDLGSTNGIKLDGHVMPVIPLRHGLSVKIGDVAFDFTLSDEEREALAREKPQQESPIIKESALDAPKRPAGPVRPAPAAHRHVVYEQQPSASASFFMTLFFLILAAGAFCVGLSIRHQKETGRSLLHDIQGSAAGVPLPAPGAEKAAEGDSAPAPEK; this is encoded by the coding sequence ATGCCACGCGTCACCATCACCGTTCCGGATCGCAATCCGCAGCCATACCGCTTCCAGCTTGATCGGATGGCGGTGAATATGGGCCGCGGCAGCGACAACGACATCGTGGTGGAAGACGGCTCCGTTTCCGTCAGCCACGCCGTGATGGAGCGCATCGATGGCGGTTACCAACTCCGCGACTTGGGTTCCACGAATGGCATCAAGCTGGACGGTCACGTGATGCCCGTCATCCCTCTGCGCCATGGCCTGTCCGTGAAGATCGGCGATGTGGCATTTGATTTCACCCTCAGCGACGAGGAGCGCGAGGCGCTCGCCCGCGAAAAGCCGCAGCAGGAATCCCCGATCATCAAGGAGTCCGCTCTCGATGCGCCGAAGCGTCCGGCTGGTCCGGTCCGCCCGGCTCCAGCAGCCCATCGTCACGTGGTGTACGAACAGCAGCCGAGTGCCTCGGCCAGCTTCTTCATGACGCTTTTCTTCCTGATCCTCGCGGCAGGTGCCTTCTGCGTCGGGCTCTCAATCCGGCATCAGAAGGAAACCGGACGCTCCCTGCTCCACGACATCCAAGGCTCCGCCGCTGGTGTTCCTCTGCCGGCACCGGGAGCAGAGAAGGCAGCCGAGGGAGACAGCGCTCCGGCACCGGAGAAATAG
- a CDS encoding prenyltransferase/squalene oxidase repeat-containing protein, with protein sequence MKTLSIVLSLILPLAAQEPADPVFSEWKEKVDPAVENALEYLSRVQKEDGSYPENYGDSTGIPALAGMAFLSKGHLPTEGPYAEALNRCIDFVLENQRGSGLFEKGNAGSGPMYAHNISTLFLSEVSGMVDPGRQEKIAKALPPALKLILKAQAVQKEDRHQGGWRYHPGSSDSDTSCSGWALMALRSAKLNGAAVPDKAIADAVAYLSRHQDDKEGSFGYMDRHDHARSLTGMGLLCLELCGRHGTEETVQAADYVMKTFRDLPGDQFEFYGNYYNAQGTFQIGGRYWSEYANWMYETYLKKQSEDGSWNSREAGRIYGTCMMVLAFTVPYRQLPIYQRDETVDEGE encoded by the coding sequence ATGAAGACTCTCTCCATCGTCCTGTCGCTCATCCTCCCGCTTGCAGCACAAGAGCCTGCTGACCCTGTGTTTTCCGAGTGGAAGGAGAAAGTGGATCCCGCGGTGGAGAACGCCTTGGAATACTTGTCTCGGGTTCAGAAGGAGGATGGCTCCTATCCTGAGAACTATGGCGACTCCACCGGCATCCCGGCGCTGGCGGGCATGGCCTTTCTTTCGAAGGGGCATCTCCCGACCGAGGGGCCCTATGCCGAGGCCTTGAACCGCTGCATCGACTTCGTTTTGGAAAACCAACGCGGCAGCGGCCTTTTCGAGAAGGGCAATGCGGGCAGCGGTCCGATGTATGCCCACAATATCTCCACGCTCTTCCTTTCCGAAGTAAGTGGCATGGTCGATCCCGGTAGGCAGGAAAAGATCGCGAAGGCCCTGCCTCCGGCGCTCAAGCTGATCTTGAAGGCACAAGCGGTGCAGAAGGAAGACCGCCATCAGGGTGGCTGGCGCTATCATCCCGGGTCATCGGATAGCGACACCTCTTGCAGCGGCTGGGCGCTGATGGCCCTGCGCTCCGCGAAGCTAAACGGTGCCGCAGTCCCGGACAAGGCGATCGCCGATGCCGTCGCTTATCTGAGCCGGCATCAGGACGACAAGGAAGGGAGCTTCGGCTACATGGATCGCCACGATCACGCGCGCTCTCTTACAGGGATGGGATTGCTTTGCCTGGAGCTCTGCGGACGCCACGGCACTGAGGAAACGGTGCAGGCGGCGGATTATGTAATGAAGACTTTCCGGGATCTGCCGGGGGATCAATTCGAGTTCTACGGGAACTACTATAATGCCCAAGGGACCTTCCAGATCGGCGGGCGCTATTGGAGCGAATACGCAAACTGGATGTACGAGACTTACTTGAAGAAGCAATCGGAAGACGGCTCTTGGAATAGCCGCGAGGCCGGGCGGATCTATGGCACCTGCATGATGGTGCTGGCCTTCACGGTGCCTTACCGGCAGCTCCCGATTTATCAGCGGGACGAGACGGTGGACGAGGGGGAGTGA
- a CDS encoding pentapeptide repeat-containing protein — protein sequence MASGRSLPRTLLLARPASAEGSEPPQRSFLRQGSSAPPLPSPAVLQELPSARPESTDLVRTDLVRTDLVRTDLVRTDLVRTDLVRTDLVRADLVRADLVRADLVRADLVRADLVRADLVRADLVRADLARTSLLRGEPARLPSLTPPQPYPHPWPEIHSLVSSPQRPPAEHPPPRCALSVLRPVAAPPARQSSPAPSAATHERIVPPVPARTR from the coding sequence GTGGCATCCGGGCGATCGCTTCCGAGAACTCTCCTGCTTGCTCGGCCTGCATCTGCTGAAGGCTCTGAACCGCCTCAGCGGTCTTTCCTTCGGCAAGGGAGTTCAGCGCCTCCGCTACCTTCTCCTGCCGTTCTGCAAGAGCTTCCATCTGCGCGGCCTGAGTCGACTGACCTTGTTCGGACTGACCTTGTTCGGACTGACCTTGTTCGGACTGACCTTGTTCGGACTGACCTTGTTCGGACTGACCTTGTTCGGACTGACCTTGTTCGGGCTGACCTTGTTCGGGCTGACCTTGTTCGGGCTGACCTTGTTCGGGCTGACCTTGTTCGGGCTGACCTTGTTCGGGCTGACCTTGTTCGGGCTGACCTTGTTCGGGCTGACCTTGCTCGGACTTCGCTGCTTCGCGGAGAGCCTGCGCGGCTTCCTTCGCTGACTCCGCCGCAGCCTTATCCTCACCCTTGGCCAGAGATTCACTCGCTTGTTTCGTCTCCGCAACGACCTCCGGCAGAACATCCGCCGCCTCGCTGCGCTCTTTCTGTGCTTCGGCCAGTTGCTGCGCCGCCTGCTCGGCAATCTTCGCCTGCTCCTTCTGCAGCGACTCACGAACGGATCGTTCCGCCTGTTCCGGCACGGACGCGTTAG